CCTGCTCTTCGGTGCGTTGCGACAGGTCGCTGTTGCCCTGGGCGATTTCGCTGGCCGCCAGCGAGATGGATTCGCTGCCGTTGACGATGTTGTGGATAATGTCGGCCAGCTTCTCATTCATGTTCTTCATGGTGGCCAGCATGCTCTGGGTGTCGCCGGCGCGTAGCATAATGGATGTATTGAGGTTGCCGGCGGCGATCTGGTTCATGATCGATGCCGCGTAAGCCGGCTCGCCGCCGAGCTGACGGGACAGATTGCGCGCAATCAGGGTGGCGATAATGCCGGTTGCGATCACTGCCAGCAGCAGCAGACCGGACAGAATATAGAGCGCGGTGCGATAACCCTCTGCTGATTCAACGGCGGCCTGGTCGCCGCTGGCGATCTCCATTTCCACCAGCTTCGCCAGATCCTTCATCAACTGGGTGCGGTATTTAGCCGAAACCGCGCCGCTGATTTTGCTGGCATCGTCCAGTTTTTCACTGTTGACCGCGTCAATCACCTTGGCGTTGACGTCCACGAAATTCTTGAAATTATCCGTTACCTGGCTGAACAGCGCTTGTTTGTCCTGCGCGTCGCTTTTCACCAGTTTGGCGTAATTGGCCTGAGCGTTCAGAAACACGTCCTGATTTTGCAACAGTTCCTTGCGGTGACCCTCTCGCTCATCGGGCGTTTTAGAGGAGATGTACTGTATCTGCTGCAGACGCAGTTCAGACAGTACGCCACGCATTTCCAGCGTATAGCGCACCCCTGGCAGGCGACTGTCGCGGTAAGCGTCGATACGGCCATTATTGGCGCTGAGTTGGTAGATGGAAACGGCGCCAATCAGCAGCATCATCACGATTAGCACGGAAAAACCGAACAGCAGTTTGGAAAAGACGGTTAATTGCGAGAATTTTTTCATAATTTTTGTTCTTGGCAAGGGAAAGTATCTTTAATAACGGCAGGGTAATTCAAAAATTTATTCCCTTCATGGGGCGAGTCGTCATTTTGGTGAATTGTTTTTTATTTTTGGAATGGTGGTTTTGTGATGATCGTTTGTGATTTTTTTTTCTTTTTTATGAACAAACAAAGAATAGTCGATGTGAAAATAATAAATAACAATATATTTCATAATGTTATGTTTAATCAGCTAACTGATTTGCTATTTTATTTCTCCGCCAGCCAGTGGTCTGTCTGATATTTCAGGTGTGAAAAATCACCTTCTGTACGGCTCAATAAAAAAGAAAGGGGCCGATGAAAGAGGATGGTTTCATACAAAATAGATAATTGTATGATTGGTCGCGTAAATTATAACCACAGGCGGTGTTGGTATTACGGCACGCGCCTCGTCAGAATGGGCAATAATTGCCGCCGCCTGCATTGCTCATCGTTTATTTAATCCCCTAAACCTGAGACGTATGCCCGGTTTCACGGCGAATGACCGCCAGCGGCGGCCACGTCGATTAAAGCGCGCAGCCTTTATTTATGCCAGATAAAAAACCGGACTGAGCTCGGTGCTGACCGGGCTGTTGTCGGGGTTGGCGGGCATCACCTCTTTCATGTATTTCCACCAGCGCTGGCAGGCGTCGGTTTGCGCGATCGCGTTCCAGCGTTCTTCCGATTCGATTTCCACATACGCGAACAGCAGATTGCGCGCCGGGTCGAGAAAGATGCTGTAGTGGTGTGCGCCGTGCGCTTTCAGTTCCGCTTCCAGCTCAGGCCAGATTGGGCTGTGGCGACGCTGATACTCCTCGTGGCAATCCGGGAAGACCTGCATCACAAAGGCTTTTTTCAACATGTTCGTCATCCTGTTGTTCATCATCCTATTGCTCGTCATCACTGTTGCTCGCCATCACTGTTGCTCGCTATCACTGTGGACAGTGACAGTGGCCCGCATTCGGCGGGAAACATCCCTGTGTTCCATGCCGGCAGCGCGCGACGGCAGGGTTCCGCCTGCTTTCACCATTACCAGTGAACCCCGACGGCGTTTCTGCCCGCATGGTGTCCTGATTGTCATACACATTCGGCATAGCGCCGCTTACCCGGCCCGGCGCTATTTACCCGACACGTAACGTAAGGCGGACTCCATCGGCGTGACCCCAAACCGCTGGCCGAGTGCGATCAGCTCTTCGGTGGAGATGGTCTGTTTTTTCCCACCCATCGCGCGCACCTTGACCATCACTTCCGCCGATTTTTCGGCGGTGTCGATCAGCCCGAAGGCATCATCCAACGACGGACCGGTGCCGAAGATGCCGTGAAACGGCCACAGCACCAGCGAGTGGTGTTGCATCTGCTCGGCGGTGGCGCTGCCGATGGCGTCGGTACCCGGCACCATCCACGGCACAATGCCCACGCCGTCCGGGAACACCACCAGACATTCGGTGCTGCCTTCCCACAGCTCGCGGGTAAACGCCGCGCTGTTCAGCTCCAGCACGTAGCTCAGGGCGATCAGGTTGGTGGCGTGGCAGTGCATGATTACCCGGTCCCGCCCGCCGCTGACGTTCATGCGCACAATGTGCGACTGAAAATGCGCCGCCAGTTCCGAGGTCGGCAAGCCGCCGTGGCTCAACCCCCAGAAGATGCGGTAACCGCGGCCGTCGTCATCTACCTGCAACAGCACCAGATTGTCGGCCGGATCCAGCTGGACGTTGCGAAAGAATTTGCCGGAACCGGTGACGATAAACCAGCAGCCCGCCAGTTCCGGCATCGGCTGGGACAGCGCTTCGCGCCGCGGCTGCGGATAGAAGTCGCTTTCAAACGGCGTCACGTCGTCCTCGGTCAGGCGCAGGCTGATGTTGCCGCCGTTGCGTTCATCCCAGCCTTTGAGCCACATGTCGCCGGTGGCCTTGACCATTCCCTGTACAAACCAGGAAGTGAGTAGTGATTGCATGGTGAATCCTTAACGTTGACAGATTAACGTTGACAGAGAACGGTGTTTTCGTAGTGACGCACGGACTGCAGCCAGTCGCTGCCGGGCGTGACGTCATGCTGCTGGCAGTAGTGTTCCCACACCGCCTGCCACGGCAGCGATTTCTGCTCTTCCAGTAGCGCCAGCCGGGCGGTGTAGTCGCCGTTTTGCTCCAGCGTGCGCAGGGTATCGGTGGGTTCCAGCAGCGCGCGCAGCAGCGCTTTTTTCATGTTTCGGGTGCCGATAATCCAGGCGGCGATGCGGTTGATGGACGCATCGAAGAAATCCAGCCCGATATGCACCCGGTCGAACAGCCGGTGGCGTACGACTTCGTGGGCGATGGCCTGGGTTTCATCGTCCAGCAGCACCACGTGGTCGCTGTCCCAGCGTACCGGGCGGCTGACGTGCAGCAGCAGGCGCGGTACGAACAGGCTGGCGCTGGAGATTTTGTCGGAAATCACTTCGGTGGGATGGAAGTGACCGGCGTCCAGACAAAGCGCGGTCTGGCGGCTGGTGGCGTAGCCCAGATAAAACTCGCTGGAGCCGACGGTAAAACTTTCCGCGCCCAGCCCGAACAGCTTGCTCTCCACCGCGTCGATGTGGTGTGCAGGGTCCAGTTTTTCGGCGATCACCTCGTCCAGCGATGCCAGCAGCCGCTGACGGAACGCCAGCCGATCCACGGTCAGATCCTTCATGCCGTCCGGGATCCAGATATTCATTACCGAAGCGGTGCCCAGTTCACGTCCAAAATAAGCGGAAATACGGCGGCTGGCCTGACAATGTTCAATCCAGAAACGGCGCACGTTTTCATCCGGGTGCGACAGGGTAAAGCCATCGCTGCTAAGCGGGTGCGAAAAGCAGGTAGGGTTGAAGTCCAGTCCCAGTCGATGTTCTTTGGCCCAGGCCACCCAGCGGCTGAAGTGCTGCGGCTCGATGGCGTTACGCGCCACCGGCGTCTCCGACTCCAGATAGATGGCGTGCAGATTGAGCCGTTTCGGACCGGGGATCTGGCGAAACGCCTGCTCCAGGTCGGCGCGCAGCTCGGTGGCGTTGCGCGCTTTGCCGGGATAGTTGCCGGTGGCTTGAATACCGCCGGTCAGCGCGCCGCTGTCTTGCTCGAAGCCGGCGACATCGTCGCCCTGCCAGCAGTGGATGGAGACTGGAATCTGATCCAGCTGGCGCAGCGCGGCATCCACATCAATATTCAGCCGGGCGTAACGTTCTCTGGCCAGCAGCCAGGCGGTTTCTATCGCGGTATTCATACGGTGAGCTCCTCGTTAACCTGGCACAGCGCCTGAAAACGGCGCCAGTGACCAGCAAAATCACAATCCTGTCGGGGGATAAACGGTTGTAGCGGGATGTTGTCGGCGAGCAGGCGGCGGAAGGCGTCCAGATTCGCCACTTCGTCCTGTGCTATCAACTGGCAGCCGATGTTGCCGAGGGTGGAGGCTTCGGCCGGCCCGGCCAGCACCGGCACCTGACAAACATCGGCGCACAGTTGGTTCAGCAAGCCGTTGCGGCTGCCGCCGCCTACCACATGCAGATGGCGCAGCGGCGCACCGCGCAGCTCGCCCAGCGTCAGCAGGCCCTGGCGGTAGGACAACGCCAGGCTGTCCAGAATGCAGCGCGCCAGCGCGGCGGTGGTGGCGGGCGCCGGCTGGCCGTGCTCGCGGCAGCATTCACGCAGCGCGTCGCTCATCGACGGCGGATTAATCAGCCGCTCGTCGTTCGGGTTGATCAGGCTGACAAACCCCGGCTGCGCCGCCGCGGCGTCGAGCAGCGCCGGCAGGTCCGCGACCTGTTGTTCCTGACACACCCGTTGCAGCAGCCAGAGTCCCATAATATTTTTCAGCACCCGGTAACGGCCGCCGACGCCGCCTTCATTGGTGATGTTGGCGGCCAGCGCCGCCGGGCCGGTTAACGGTTCCCGGCTTTCCATGCCGATCAGCGACCAGGTGCCGGAGCTGAGGTAGGCGCTGTCTGCGTCGGTCAGCGGGGTGGCGACCACGGCGCTGGCGGTATCATGGGTCGCCACCGTCACCACCGGTACGGCGCGGCCGCTGGGCGCGATCCACTCACCCACCCGGTGGCCCGGCTGGCGCGGCGCGGCGAGCCAGTTGGGCGGCACGCCCAGATAATCCAGCAGGCCGCGGTCCCAGTCGCCGCTGTCCAGATTCAGCAACTGGGTAGTGCTGGCGTTGGTGTATTCGCACGCCATCCGGCCGGTCAGCCGGTAGTGGAAGTAGTCGGGGATCATCAGCAGGTGCGCCACCTGCCCCCAGACGTCCGGATCCTGCTGGCGCAGCGCCCGCAGTTGGTAAAGGGTGTTGAACGGCAGAAACTGGATGCCGGTCTGCCGGTAGAGGCGCTCGCGGCCCAGTTCGGCGATGACGTGCGCCATCTGGCCGTCGGTGCGGTGGTCGCGATAGGAGTAAGACAGGCCCAGCCGGTTGCCTTGCCGGTCCAGCGGCACCATGTCTACACCCCAGCTGTCGATACCGATGCTGACGGGGTGAACGCCGCGCGCGTCGACGGCTTCTAGTCCGTGGCGAATCTGGCGCTCCAGTTCGTCCAGATCCCACAGATGATGCCCCTGCCAGAGCCGCAGCGGATTGCTGAAACGGTGGATTTCCTCCAGCGTCAGCCGCTGGGTCCCCGTCTCCAGCGACGCCAACATCACCCGCCCGCTGGAAGCGCCGAGATCGACCGCTACGTAATGCTTAACCGCCATTGCCGTTCCCTCCGTTGTCGTTATGGTGCGTGTAGTTATGGAGTGTTTAGTTATGGTGTGTTTGTGACTGTGTCCGGCAGTGTAGGAGAGTTGGCGCGGCGGCACCTTTGGGTGAGTGCCATCTGCAAAATGGGGCTGGCAAAATGGCAAAGTTGACTGTGAATCAGCTCACAGTTTATGGCGATAGCCGGCTTGTAACCCGCTAATAACGGGTGGTAAACGCTTGTGATCCTGCACACATTTCAGTGATTTAACCGCCGGATCTTGAAAAAATGACCTCGCGACGGCGATGTCGCGGCGCTATTTTAAGGCGCGGGGGCCTGCCTTCTGACTACTATCCGGACATGCGGATGCGTCAGGATGAGGGGAGGAACGCGACATGACACAACTTCATGGCGATGAATTTTTTGCTTCGCAGGCGGCGACGGTGGCGGTGGAGCCTCGTATGCCGCAATGCGCCTTTCCTGGGCATTATCACGACTTCTGGGAGATCGTGCTGGTGGAGCAGGGCGCCGGTGTGCACGTGTTCAACGATCAACCCTTCGCGTTATGCAGCGGGGCGGTGTTTTTCGTACGGGACAACGATCGCCATCTGTTTGAACAGGTAGAGGAACTGCACCTGACCAATGTGCTGTATCGGTCGCCGCGCGGGTTTCGCTTTCTGTCGGACATCGCGCCGTTTCTGCCGTATGGCGCTAATGGCGAGTGGCTGGGGCAATGGCAGGTGAACGTCGCCGCCCAGCAGCAGGTCAAACAGTTGATCCTGCAACTGGCGGCGCTGGCGCGCCGTGATCAGCCGGAGGATATCGCCGCCAGCGAAAGCCTGTTCCTGCAGATTCTGGTACTGCTGCGGCAAAAGCGTTTCCAGACGCAGGGCGACGGCAGCGAACGGCAGGGTATTCAGGCGTTGCTGGGGTGGTTGCAGCACAACTTTTGTGAAGAGGTGGATTGGGATACGCTGGCGGACCGCTTTTCGCTGTCGCTGCGTACGCTGCACCGGCAACTGAAGCAGCACACCGGCATGACGCCGCAGCGCTATCTGAACCGGTTGCGGCTGCTGGAGGCCCGGCGACGGTTGCAGCACAGCGATGATTCCATCACCACCATCGCCCATGATTGCGGCTTCAGCGACAGCAATCATTTTTCCACGCAGTTTCGCAAAGCCTTTGCGCTGGCCCCCAAAACGTTGCGCCATCAGGCGCAGTATGAGGACTAACGTTATAGGGGCGACAGGCTGTGCCATCCCGCGGGTTGAAGTTACGAACGGAAGATTACTTTCTTACCGACAAGAATACGGTCACGGTGGCGGAGCGCAGCCCGCAGCCGGCGTTTCCGTTGCATCATCACGACTTCGACGAACTGGTGATCGTCTGGCGCGGTAACGGCCTGCATCTGTGGAATGATGTGCCTTACCGTATTACCTGCGGCGACCTGTTCTATGTCTCCGCCCGCGATCGTCATAGCTATGAATCGGTGCATGATTTGGAGCTGGACAATATTCTCTATATCCGTGACCGCCTGACGCTGCCCACCGACTGGCAAAACCTGCTGCCGGGCGGCGAGGTGCCGCAGCAGCAACGCTACTGGCGGCTGGCGACCCACAGCATGGATAGCTTGCGCGACAAAGTGGAAAATCTGACGCAGGAGTGCATGAAGTCAGACCCGCTGTCGTTGCAGCTCAGCGAAGTGTTGTTGTTGCAGATTGCGCTGCTGGCGTTGCGTTACCGCTACGCACCGGGCAGCACGCAACTGGCGGATGCCCAACAGCTGGACCTGCTGATGAATGCGTTACGCGCCAGCATCGCCCGACCGTTCCGACTGGAGGATTTCTGCCGGCTACACGACATCAGCATGCGCAGCCTGCGCGCCCGCTTCAAACAGCAGACCGGCATGAGCGTCGCGCAGTACCTGCGCCAGTTGCGGTTGTGCCGGGCGATGGAGCTGCTGCGCCACAATCGCCAGACCATCAGCGAAGTGGCGGCCGAATGCGGCTTTGACGACAGCAACTATTTTTCCGTGGTGTTCCATCAGGCGTTTGGCGTCACACCGAGCGGTTACCGGCAACGTTTTCAGACCGGCGGCAAGGTATAGCGTGATAAATGGCTGGGTTATTTCGATGAAGCCTGACGTGCTGCGCGTGAGGCGTGGTAATAGCGCCAGAGTTTTATTATCGCTACATAAGCGAGAGTGGCGGCGATAAGATCGATGATTGACATCACGGTGATGTAGAACAATTCAGGGTCTTTCCAGCCGGCTTTTTCCGATAGTGTTACTAACAGATCGGTTTGTTTCCGAGTTAGTAGATAACTGGCGCCATCATAAATTACATTCTCCTGTTAATTGAAAATGTAATGTCTATGATGGCGCGTTGAAATAACGTCAGGCGTAAATATCGTTATTTTTTCGGTTAATCGCCACCGGGGCGACGGTGGAAAGTAATTGCCGG
The DNA window shown above is from Dickeya dadantii NCPPB 898 and carries:
- a CDS encoding methyl-accepting chemotaxis protein codes for the protein MKKFSQLTVFSKLLFGFSVLIVMMLLIGAVSIYQLSANNGRIDAYRDSRLPGVRYTLEMRGVLSELRLQQIQYISSKTPDEREGHRKELLQNQDVFLNAQANYAKLVKSDAQDKQALFSQVTDNFKNFVDVNAKVIDAVNSEKLDDASKISGAVSAKYRTQLMKDLAKLVEMEIASGDQAAVESAEGYRTALYILSGLLLLAVIATGIIATLIARNLSRQLGGEPAYAASIMNQIAAGNLNTSIMLRAGDTQSMLATMKNMNEKLADIIHNIVNGSESISLAASEIAQGNSDLSQRTEEQAASLVQTSSNMQQITETVKRNADNAHQASELARQTSQTAVHGGNVVDDMLKRMHEISDSSQKIVDIISVIEGIAFQTNILALNAAVEAARAGEQGKGFAVVAGEVRNLAQKSANAAKEIKTLIEGTVEKITDGSRHADTASQAMDEIVSSVTKVTDIVAEISMASNEQHQGIKEIGVAIDQMDRVTQQNAALVEQAATAAQSMTEQGEQLRDSVRFFRLEAQQSPLRLG
- the rhaM gene encoding L-rhamnose mutarotase is translated as MLKKAFVMQVFPDCHEEYQRRHSPIWPELEAELKAHGAHHYSIFLDPARNLLFAYVEIESEERWNAIAQTDACQRWWKYMKEVMPANPDNSPVSTELSPVFYLA
- the rhaD gene encoding rhamnulose-1-phosphate aldolase → MQSLLTSWFVQGMVKATGDMWLKGWDERNGGNISLRLTEDDVTPFESDFYPQPRREALSQPMPELAGCWFIVTGSGKFFRNVQLDPADNLVLLQVDDDGRGYRIFWGLSHGGLPTSELAAHFQSHIVRMNVSGGRDRVIMHCHATNLIALSYVLELNSAAFTRELWEGSTECLVVFPDGVGIVPWMVPGTDAIGSATAEQMQHHSLVLWPFHGIFGTGPSLDDAFGLIDTAEKSAEVMVKVRAMGGKKQTISTEELIALGQRFGVTPMESALRYVSGK
- a CDS encoding L-rhamnose isomerase, producing MNTAIETAWLLARERYARLNIDVDAALRQLDQIPVSIHCWQGDDVAGFEQDSGALTGGIQATGNYPGKARNATELRADLEQAFRQIPGPKRLNLHAIYLESETPVARNAIEPQHFSRWVAWAKEHRLGLDFNPTCFSHPLSSDGFTLSHPDENVRRFWIEHCQASRRISAYFGRELGTASVMNIWIPDGMKDLTVDRLAFRQRLLASLDEVIAEKLDPAHHIDAVESKLFGLGAESFTVGSSEFYLGYATSRQTALCLDAGHFHPTEVISDKISSASLFVPRLLLHVSRPVRWDSDHVVLLDDETQAIAHEVVRHRLFDRVHIGLDFFDASINRIAAWIIGTRNMKKALLRALLEPTDTLRTLEQNGDYTARLALLEEQKSLPWQAVWEHYCQQHDVTPGSDWLQSVRHYENTVLCQR
- the rhaB gene encoding rhamnulokinase; translation: MAVKHYVAVDLGASSGRVMLASLETGTQRLTLEEIHRFSNPLRLWQGHHLWDLDELERQIRHGLEAVDARGVHPVSIGIDSWGVDMVPLDRQGNRLGLSYSYRDHRTDGQMAHVIAELGRERLYRQTGIQFLPFNTLYQLRALRQQDPDVWGQVAHLLMIPDYFHYRLTGRMACEYTNASTTQLLNLDSGDWDRGLLDYLGVPPNWLAAPRQPGHRVGEWIAPSGRAVPVVTVATHDTASAVVATPLTDADSAYLSSGTWSLIGMESREPLTGPAALAANITNEGGVGGRYRVLKNIMGLWLLQRVCQEQQVADLPALLDAAAAQPGFVSLINPNDERLINPPSMSDALRECCREHGQPAPATTAALARCILDSLALSYRQGLLTLGELRGAPLRHLHVVGGGSRNGLLNQLCADVCQVPVLAGPAEASTLGNIGCQLIAQDEVANLDAFRRLLADNIPLQPFIPRQDCDFAGHWRRFQALCQVNEELTV
- the rhaS gene encoding HTH-type transcriptional activator RhaS: MTQLHGDEFFASQAATVAVEPRMPQCAFPGHYHDFWEIVLVEQGAGVHVFNDQPFALCSGAVFFVRDNDRHLFEQVEELHLTNVLYRSPRGFRFLSDIAPFLPYGANGEWLGQWQVNVAAQQQVKQLILQLAALARRDQPEDIAASESLFLQILVLLRQKRFQTQGDGSERQGIQALLGWLQHNFCEEVDWDTLADRFSLSLRTLHRQLKQHTGMTPQRYLNRLRLLEARRRLQHSDDSITTIAHDCGFSDSNHFSTQFRKAFALAPKTLRHQAQYED
- the rhaR gene encoding HTH-type transcriptional activator RhaR encodes the protein MPSRGLKLRTEDYFLTDKNTVTVAERSPQPAFPLHHHDFDELVIVWRGNGLHLWNDVPYRITCGDLFYVSARDRHSYESVHDLELDNILYIRDRLTLPTDWQNLLPGGEVPQQQRYWRLATHSMDSLRDKVENLTQECMKSDPLSLQLSEVLLLQIALLALRYRYAPGSTQLADAQQLDLLMNALRASIARPFRLEDFCRLHDISMRSLRARFKQQTGMSVAQYLRQLRLCRAMELLRHNRQTISEVAAECGFDDSNYFSVVFHQAFGVTPSGYRQRFQTGGKV